The Populus trichocarpa isolate Nisqually-1 chromosome 18, P.trichocarpa_v4.1, whole genome shotgun sequence genomic interval GTTTTCAATGCGGGTGGGTCTTGAATTAAATGCCGCTACCAACACCTGCCAGAAAACATTTATTGGATAATAATGGGAAAAAATGGTAATCTTGTTGGTGCATCCAATATCTGTTAACTCCCTCACTCTGCTCgtcatcttctttctttctttttatgaatcCAATCTTCTCTTCTCATTATTGACATTCTAGCAAAACCGCCCATCAGAGCCATAGGAGTATTTCTTACACTACTACTCTACCTAATTCCATGCATCAACTTACTCCTTCGGTTATGTTTAagatcattttttaatctaattaattctCGAAGCCAACCAGCTTGCTGAATCTCAAACATGACATTTATATGTGGAgtgctagagaaaaaaaattgtgttgcaGCTTGCTGTCAGATTTTGTCACACAACAAAGACGACTAAGCAAAATTAACGAAGTTGTTGATCAGTCGAGGCTCTCTTTGCACGAGACTTTGTGATTTTAACCTGCTTTAGTTATTCCTACCTCAATCGGTCAAATTCATACAATATATACCTCACTACTCTACCTTTGGTTTCTTTATGATCCCCAGACATTTATATATTCTCATCACATCTTTCTTGCCTCCAGCTGCATCCTAATTTGCCTTGGTTCGATCCTCTCTTGCatttgatctctctctctcttgatcAATACAAGCTATAATATTATCTAAAGGATGGCGAGGAACCCATCAACGAATAAAGTAATAATGGAGATAGAGGCAAGCATACCATCAGGGATTGTAGAGGGAATAGCGGTGGATGGAACAGTGGTAGGAGGTTTGAGTCCTCTGAGCGAGACCCTTTGGAGAGACAGAACGAGCACAGAATTCGTAGGAGATGTGTCGGCAAGGCTTACATGGAAGGATCTGACTGTGATGGTTACCCTCGGTAGTGGAGAAACACAAAATGTTTTGGAGGGACTTACTGGCTATGCCGAGCCTGGAACTCTCACTGCACTTATGGGTCCTTCTGGCTCTGGCAAATCTACTCTCCTTGATGCTCTCTCGAGTCGCCTTGCTGCTAATGCCTTCCTCTCTGGAACGGTCCTCCTCAATGGTCGCAAAACCAAGCTCTCTTTTGGGACTGCTGTGAGTATACAAGCTGTTTCTCTACTAGTTTCATTTCTTCTCTGTTTAttactccatatatatatatatatatatatatgctctgCTTTTCTAGCTCTTAATTAACTACCTTTTgtacaatattaattttaagcaatatcattatttattccAAGAGAGAAATtacttaataaattaattataataccgttttgaacttaattaattaggcGTATGTGACACAAGATGACAACTTGCTCGGTACTTTGACGGTGAGGGAAACAATCTCCTTTTCAGCTCGGCTACGTCTTCCTGATAAGATGCCGTGGTCCGAGAAGCGTGCGTTGGTTGAGAGTACCATAATAGAGATGGGTCTCCAAGATTGTGCCGATACTGTTATTGGGAATTGGCATTTGCGTGGGATCAGTgggggagagaagagaagggtcAGCATTGCTCTTGAAATCCTGATGAGGCCCAGACTGCTCTTTCTTGATGAACCAACTAGTGGACTTGACAggtacatatatataattctattCTGTTTCctaccatttttcttttctttttaatgagaTAATTGTTTTTCCCCTTTTCAATTCCTTCACCAgactctaataattttttttttatatatatatatgtatgtatgcatgtatgtatttatggaattatatgtgtgtgtatgtgcGTGTGTGTGGCAGTGCTTCAGCTTTCTTTGTAACTCAGACGCTTCGCGGCTTATCTAGAGATGGAAGAACTGTCATTGCTTCAATACACCAGCCTAGCAGCGAAGTTTTTGAGCTTTTTGATAGATTGTATTTGCTTTCAGGAGGCAAAACTGTTTACTTCGGTCAGGCTGCAGAAGCATACGAGGCAAGAATCCTctctcctttatatatatataatctacaTGATCATTTAACTCAAACACTGAATGAGCACCCTTCCTTACGTACAGTTCTTTGCACAAGCTGGCTTTCCCTGCCCTGCTTTGAGAAACCCTTCTGATCATTTCCTTAGGTGCATCAATTCTGACTTCGACAAAGTGAAGGCTACTCTGAAAGGGTCCATGAAACTGCGGGTATAGCATTTgttcttatttaattattaattttttttttttttggtttttattgaaaaatgagTTGACTTGTACTAGCAACTTCAGGAATTTACAggctagttttattttaaaggagATCACGCAATATTGATTTGCATCTCTCAATGAAAGAACTGATTGGATTGCCTTCGTTTGATCTATTCTTgcccattttctctctctctaaatttcCCTAGATTTGTTGCTTTAGGCCtgattgataattaattctcttaattaactAACTTATGTTTCTGCTCAGTTTGAGGCAAGTGATGATCCTATAGAGAAGATAACCACGGCTGAAGCTATCAGATCTCTGATTGGTTACTATCGTACTTCTCAGTACTGTTATGCAGCAAGAGAAAAGGTTGAGGAGATATCCAAAGTTGTAAGTGTTTTAATTTCGAGGTGCTCCTCCAGTTTGCAATCTGATCAATATTTTCACAGATTTAATTTTAGCAAAGCCTTGCAATTCTCAAACAGTAGCAGCTTATTGCCATCAACTCATTTTTCTCGTTTGTGTACCATTTAAATAGGATTCAAAATTACTAGCTAATTGATGTTGTTGTCGCAGAAAGGAGATGTGCTAGAATCAGGAGGAAGCCGGGCTAGTTTCTTGATGCAGGCCTTTACTCTGACAAAGCGTTCATTCATTAACATGTCAAGGGATTTCGGGTATTACTGGCTTCGACTGGTGATTTATATTGTGGTCACTGTCTGCATTGGAACTATCTATCTCAACGTGGGGACGGGTTACAATTCTATACTGGTACTGTTAATGAAATGTATCAATCCTCTGCTCCTAAGCCTAGTTAGTTGTTATTTACGAGGAGTATATATCttctaactaaaaatatttgtttctctGGATTAATCCGGAACAGGCAAGAGGGTCATGTGCCTCGTTTGTCTTTGGTTTTGT includes:
- the LOC18107914 gene encoding ABC transporter G family member 11: MARNPSTNKVIMEIEASIPSGIVEGIAVDGTVVGGLSPLSETLWRDRTSTEFVGDVSARLTWKDLTVMVTLGSGETQNVLEGLTGYAEPGTLTALMGPSGSGKSTLLDALSSRLAANAFLSGTVLLNGRKTKLSFGTAAYVTQDDNLLGTLTVRETISFSARLRLPDKMPWSEKRALVESTIIEMGLQDCADTVIGNWHLRGISGGEKRRVSIALEILMRPRLLFLDEPTSGLDSASAFFVTQTLRGLSRDGRTVIASIHQPSSEVFELFDRLYLLSGGKTVYFGQAAEAYEFFAQAGFPCPALRNPSDHFLRCINSDFDKVKATLKGSMKLRFEASDDPIEKITTAEAIRSLIGYYRTSQYCYAAREKVEEISKVKGDVLESGGSRASFLMQAFTLTKRSFINMSRDFGYYWLRLVIYIVVTVCIGTIYLNVGTGYNSILARGSCASFVFGFVTFMSIGGFPSFVEEMKVFQRERLNGHYGVIAFVISNTISAMPFLIMITFISGTVCYFMVRLHPGFEHYLFFVLCLFASVTVVESLMMAIASIVPNFLMGIIIGAGIQGIFMLVSGYFRLPNDIPKPVWRYPMSYISFHFWALQGQYQNDLKGLLFDNQSPDLPKIPGEYILENIFQIDVHRSKWVDLSVIFSMIVIYRVIFFIMIKISEDVTPWIRGYIARRRMQQKNGTQNTTVAPDGLTHSPSLRNYVADHRSK